A genomic region of Gemmata massiliana contains the following coding sequences:
- a CDS encoding RNA polymerase sigma factor: protein MRTAAAVYRELIPDRRTDGELLAAFISERSEPAFIELVRRHGPLVWGACRRLLPDPADAEDAFQAAFLVLVRRAHQAARNGAVGPWLHRVAVWTARNARRKNARRLARQHALVEDAPLFAPDGDLRADIDGALLALPARYRDPIILCHLQGYSRREAAERLGCAEGTLSAWLNRGLAKLRTRLRDFDPTKVLPVLAAGAVPAALAASTARAAAVSTVAAVTVTPAVSSIVEGVLQMLWMKKATAASFALCAVFAMGVGVGLGTRPSYTGAVAQDGDPVIGVAVSPQNDPKPKPNAQPNPKANPQPKPSPAETLAAIEKQAQAAQAELQRLIELRKQIDSEISPTTAELEALQRYIARAKGREKPDEHAALEKMIREKEAQHRNALVGVEAATKKAEHYKAQQGVDPKALAEDKQAVERFQKNAEAKAAELKELKEKLGKLSKIEKPDVAKELKALKDEELALQNKLKLATDLKLKEEKLGVQKGAEKLAAANDTVALESMIRAKEAQHQAFLTALKSLGNSKLSDPNEAMALKGVVEQLQKSADASAAELKSLKDQLAKLKGAKPAQEQRTEKEIKEAKEKLQERNRDKELKEKDKELKEKLQERNRDKELKDKEINQDKALAEIQAQLERLVAEKQRLVAQSKATEKQIADAEAALREYQRKTQLMLAEKMLAEKRVAEASRKIVTGGGGYIELTIAGKAGAFEFTITEVPAGDSKARRLQAKFGPVSTRDPAALAVLLARAKKDSGGPQEVRVIAQPQTVLGAGPVAALEACDKAGYKTVKFTGYVFGGGFATELKSDQKGEVRGYKRYDGTEVRPKELAEEIQEGLRRL from the coding sequence ATGCGAACCGCCGCTGCCGTTTACCGCGAACTGATCCCGGACCGCCGAACCGACGGCGAACTGCTCGCCGCGTTCATTTCCGAACGGTCCGAACCCGCGTTCATCGAACTCGTTCGCCGACACGGGCCACTCGTTTGGGGGGCCTGTCGGCGCCTCTTACCCGACCCGGCCGACGCGGAAGATGCGTTCCAGGCCGCGTTCCTGGTTCTCGTTCGTCGCGCGCATCAGGCCGCACGCAACGGCGCGGTGGGGCCGTGGTTGCACCGCGTGGCGGTGTGGACCGCGCGCAACGCCCGTCGCAAGAACGCCCGGCGCCTCGCCCGGCAGCACGCACTCGTCGAAGACGCCCCACTGTTCGCGCCCGATGGCGATTTGCGGGCGGACATCGACGGTGCCCTGCTCGCCCTTCCCGCGCGGTACCGCGATCCGATCATTCTGTGCCACTTGCAGGGCTATTCGCGGCGCGAAGCGGCCGAGCGCCTGGGGTGCGCGGAGGGCACGCTCTCGGCGTGGCTCAACCGCGGGCTGGCGAAGCTTCGCACGCGCCTCCGTGACTTTGACCCAACGAAAGTGCTACCCGTCTTGGCGGCGGGGGCGGTGCCGGCGGCACTGGCAGCGAGCACCGCTCGCGCGGCCGCCGTGTCCACTGTAGCGGCAGTGACCGTCACCCCCGCCGTTTCCTCGATCGTCGAAGGAGTGCTCCAAATGCTCTGGATGAAGAAGGCGACGGCCGCGTCGTTCGCGCTGTGCGCTGTGTTCGCGATGGGGGTCGGGGTCGGCCTCGGTACGCGCCCGTCGTACACCGGCGCGGTGGCTCAGGACGGCGATCCCGTGATAGGGGTCGCAGTCAGCCCCCAGAACGATCCCAAACCGAAACCGAACGCACAGCCGAACCCGAAAGCCAACCCGCAGCCGAAACCATCGCCGGCGGAAACCCTCGCGGCGATAGAAAAGCAGGCTCAGGCGGCCCAGGCCGAGCTGCAACGGCTCATCGAGCTTCGGAAGCAGATCGATTCAGAGATTTCGCCCACTACTGCAGAACTGGAAGCACTGCAAAGGTACATTGCTCGCGCGAAGGGGCGCGAGAAGCCGGACGAGCACGCTGCGCTGGAGAAGATGATCCGGGAGAAGGAAGCACAGCACAGAAACGCGCTCGTGGGCGTTGAGGCTGCCACGAAGAAGGCTGAACATTACAAGGCGCAACAAGGGGTCGATCCGAAGGCCCTTGCCGAGGACAAACAGGCGGTTGAACGGTTCCAGAAGAACGCAGAGGCCAAAGCCGCGGAGTTGAAAGAGCTGAAAGAGAAGCTCGGCAAACTTTCCAAGATCGAGAAGCCGGATGTTGCGAAAGAGTTGAAAGCGCTCAAGGACGAAGAGCTGGCTCTGCAAAACAAGCTCAAACTGGCGACCGACCTGAAGCTCAAGGAGGAAAAGCTCGGCGTGCAAAAGGGCGCCGAGAAACTGGCCGCAGCGAACGATACCGTTGCGCTGGAAAGCATGATTCGGGCTAAGGAGGCACAGCACCAAGCGTTCCTTACCGCCCTTAAATCTCTGGGGAATTCCAAGCTGTCGGACCCCAATGAAGCGATGGCCCTGAAGGGCGTAGTCGAGCAACTGCAAAAATCCGCGGATGCGTCCGCGGCCGAACTGAAGTCGCTCAAAGACCAACTCGCCAAACTGAAGGGTGCCAAGCCCGCTCAGGAACAGCGCACCGAGAAAGAAATCAAAGAAGCCAAGGAGAAGCTCCAAGAACGCAACAGGGACAAAGAACTCAAAGAGAAGGACAAAGAACTCAAAGAGAAGCTCCAGGAACGCAACAGGGACAAAGAGCTCAAAGACAAAGAGATTAACCAGGACAAGGCGCTCGCTGAAATTCAGGCGCAACTCGAGCGGCTCGTGGCCGAAAAACAGCGGCTCGTTGCTCAATCGAAGGCGACCGAAAAGCAAATCGCGGACGCGGAAGCGGCCCTCCGCGAGTACCAGCGAAAGACCCAGTTGATGCTCGCTGAGAAGATGTTGGCGGAGAAGAGGGTTGCGGAAGCGAGCCGGAAAATCGTCACGGGCGGTGGCGGGTACATCGAACTCACCATCGCGGGCAAGGCCGGGGCGTTCGAGTTCACGATCACCGAAGTGCCGGCTGGCGACAGCAAAGCCCGCAGGCTCCAGGCGAAATTCGGTCCGGTTTCCACACGCGACCCGGCGGCTCTGGCCGTGCTGCTCGCTCGTGCGAAGAAGGACTCTGGCGGCCCGCAAGAGGTGCGCGTGATCGCACAACCGCAAACGGTGCTCGGCGCCGGACCGGTGGCCGCGCTGGAAGCGTGCGACAAGGCCGGGTACAAGACCGTGAAGTTCACCGGGTACGTCTTCGGCGGCGGGTTCGCAACGGAACTCAAGTCCGACCAGAAGGGCGAGGTGCGCGGGTACAAGCGGTACGACGGGACCGAGGTCCGGCCGAAGGAGCTGGCGGAAGAGATCCAAGAAGGGTTACGCCGGTTGTAG
- a CDS encoding 50S ribosomal protein L25: protein MSDSVTLKTTPRTESGSRAAIKLRKQGLVPAIVYGHKLANAQVAVNAEELDRAIRIQHVRVLDLDINGKVETVLIRELQWDYLGKQMIHVDFERKDRSELVRVTVPVELRNAPKQTGGGVLDQPLHALHVECPLGNIPEAIRIDITNLTLGNPIHVRELALPEGVKALEAAEAVVVQLKLPGIEPVATATTEPGAGPEVIKPEKKKAEDADEK, encoded by the coding sequence ATGTCCGACAGCGTTACCCTCAAGACCACTCCGCGCACCGAGAGCGGCTCCCGCGCCGCGATCAAGCTCCGCAAGCAGGGCCTCGTCCCGGCGATCGTGTACGGGCACAAGCTCGCAAACGCGCAAGTCGCCGTGAACGCGGAAGAACTCGACCGCGCGATCCGCATCCAGCACGTCCGCGTGCTCGATCTGGACATCAACGGCAAGGTCGAGACGGTTCTCATTCGCGAACTGCAATGGGACTACCTCGGCAAGCAGATGATCCACGTGGACTTCGAGCGCAAGGACCGCTCGGAACTCGTCCGCGTGACGGTGCCGGTCGAACTGCGGAACGCCCCGAAGCAGACCGGGGGCGGCGTGCTCGATCAGCCGTTGCACGCACTCCACGTCGAGTGCCCGCTGGGTAACATCCCCGAAGCGATCCGCATCGACATCACCAACCTCACGCTCGGCAACCCGATTCACGTTCGGGAACTGGCGCTGCCCGAGGGCGTCAAGGCCCTGGAAGCTGCGGAAGCCGTCGTCGTACAACTGAAGCTCCCGGGCATCGAACCGGTCGCGACCGCCACGACCGAACCCGGCGCCGGCCCCGAAGTAATCAAGCCGGAAAAGAAGAAGGCCGAGGACGCGGACGAGAAGTAA
- the pth gene encoding aminoacyl-tRNA hydrolase: protein MKVIVGLGNPGPKYAGTRHNVGFDVVDYLAAGPGVGAFREKFEAFIAEAKEGDETVLFVKPLTFMNLSGRAVRAILDFYKVPVENVLVICDDFNLPLGKLRVRTKGSHGGQNGLRNIQEQLGTDGYARLRIGVGQPAVGEAIDHVLSKFKPGERTAVEDAVASAAQAGLVWVKQGVEACMNKFNGGDDKEKPKKEKKPKPDGTKADDKKPGTNG, encoded by the coding sequence ATGAAAGTCATCGTCGGTCTCGGGAACCCCGGCCCGAAGTACGCGGGCACCCGGCACAACGTCGGGTTCGATGTGGTTGACTACCTCGCCGCGGGGCCGGGAGTCGGGGCGTTCCGCGAGAAGTTCGAGGCGTTCATCGCGGAAGCGAAAGAGGGCGACGAAACGGTCCTCTTCGTTAAGCCGCTCACGTTCATGAACTTGAGCGGGCGCGCGGTCCGGGCGATTCTCGACTTCTACAAAGTACCCGTCGAGAACGTGCTCGTGATTTGCGACGACTTCAACCTGCCGCTCGGCAAGTTGCGCGTGCGGACGAAGGGGAGCCACGGCGGGCAGAACGGGCTGCGGAACATCCAGGAACAACTCGGCACGGACGGCTACGCGCGGCTCCGGATCGGGGTGGGGCAACCGGCGGTCGGCGAAGCGATCGATCACGTGTTGTCGAAGTTCAAGCCCGGCGAGCGGACCGCGGTCGAAGACGCAGTCGCGTCCGCAGCTCAAGCGGGTCTCGTGTGGGTGAAACAGGGCGTCGAAGCCTGTATGAACAAGTTCAACGGCGGCGACGACAAAGAGAAGCCCAAGAAAGAGAAGAAGCCCAAACCGGACGGAACCAAGGCGGACGATAAGAAGCCCGGTACGAACGGTTGA
- a CDS encoding 30S ribosomal protein S6 — MPKQTYETLFLLDPTKVSADADGVKQQLHTLIERHGGHVDISRPWDYNHKLTYPIGKSKKGSFHIIYYTFESTSQAELERDFALQEGLILRQLTSKLDPKWKEEILRIAREDTGNGFALRGMQDEQTVQTDPSAIGGDVMGEEGGLPPRGDRGEGGGGPRRGRRDMAEKPE; from the coding sequence ATGCCGAAGCAGACATACGAAACACTGTTCCTCCTCGATCCCACGAAGGTGTCGGCCGACGCCGACGGTGTGAAGCAACAACTGCACACCCTCATCGAACGCCACGGTGGGCACGTCGATATCAGCCGCCCGTGGGACTACAACCACAAGCTCACGTACCCGATCGGGAAGTCCAAAAAGGGCAGTTTCCACATCATCTATTACACGTTCGAAAGCACCAGCCAGGCCGAACTCGAACGCGACTTCGCTCTACAGGAGGGGCTGATCCTCCGGCAGTTGACCTCGAAGCTCGACCCGAAGTGGAAAGAGGAGATACTCCGGATCGCCCGCGAGGACACGGGCAACGGGTTCGCGCTCCGCGGCATGCAGGACGAGCAGACCGTGCAAACGGACCCGTCCGCGATCGGCGGCGACGTGATGGGCGAAGAGGGCGGTCTGCCCCCGCGCGGGGACCGTGGGGAGGGCGGCGGTGGGCCGCGCCGCGGGCGCCGCGATATGGCCGAAAAGCCCGAGTAA
- a CDS encoding single-stranded DNA-binding protein, which yields MANLNKVILIGRLTGDPKSTPFKTGGMVAKFGFAVTNRKKNSQSGQWEDDPMFIDVEVFNRGDTGKLADLVMDKLKKGSQVMLEAKLHLDQWDDKNGGGKRSKHKLVVDNLQLLDPRSEGGGGGGGYGGRSSGSGSSGGRSGGSAPPDDGDDYGGDGGNSGGGNDPIPF from the coding sequence ATGGCGAACCTCAATAAGGTCATTCTGATCGGTCGGTTGACGGGCGACCCCAAGAGTACCCCGTTCAAGACCGGCGGGATGGTGGCGAAGTTCGGTTTCGCGGTGACCAACCGCAAAAAGAACTCCCAGAGCGGGCAGTGGGAAGACGACCCGATGTTCATCGACGTCGAAGTCTTCAACCGGGGCGATACCGGGAAGCTCGCCGACCTGGTGATGGATAAACTGAAGAAGGGTTCCCAGGTGATGCTCGAGGCGAAACTGCACCTCGACCAATGGGACGACAAGAACGGTGGCGGGAAGCGATCGAAGCACAAGCTCGTGGTGGACAACCTCCAACTGCTCGACCCGCGATCGGAGGGCGGCGGAGGCGGCGGTGGCTACGGCGGCCGCTCCTCGGGTTCCGGTTCCTCTGGCGGGCGCAGCGGCGGATCGGCGCCACCCGATGACGGTGACGATTACGGCGGGGACGGGGGCAATTCGGGTGGGGGCAACGACCCCATCCCGTTCTGA
- the rplI gene encoding 50S ribosomal protein L9 gives MAKTAKKGEAASKPAEKKLPQKKVRVRNQVKKGAHGGTLVVLVDDTPHVGKQGEIVEVKAGYARNYLIPYGKAVVPTAENLRTLEQYKIKVEKAREARIADLKVLAEQLTRLPAVTIEANATEDNHLYGSIGPVEISKTLKGKNLKVEPEMVKLENPIKEANTLTEVPLSLGFGIEAKIQVLVVALQGKK, from the coding sequence ATGGCCAAAACCGCGAAGAAGGGCGAAGCCGCGAGCAAGCCCGCCGAGAAGAAGCTGCCCCAGAAGAAGGTCCGCGTGCGGAACCAGGTCAAGAAGGGGGCGCACGGCGGCACGCTCGTCGTGCTCGTGGACGACACCCCGCACGTCGGCAAGCAGGGCGAGATCGTCGAGGTGAAGGCCGGGTACGCCCGGAACTACCTGATCCCCTACGGCAAGGCCGTGGTCCCCACCGCCGAGAACCTGCGGACCCTCGAACAGTACAAGATCAAGGTCGAGAAGGCCCGCGAAGCCCGGATCGCGGACCTCAAGGTGCTCGCCGAGCAGCTCACGCGCCTCCCGGCCGTCACCATCGAAGCGAACGCGACCGAAGACAACCACCTGTACGGGTCCATCGGGCCGGTCGAGATCAGCAAGACCCTGAAGGGCAAGAACCTCAAGGTCGAGCCGGAGATGGTGAAGCTCGAGAACCCGATCAAGGAAGCGAACACGCTCACCGAAGTCCCGCTCTCGCTCGGCTTCGGCATCGAAGCGAAGATCCAGGTGCTCGTCGTCGCGCTCCAGGGCAAGAAGTAG
- a CDS encoding Fe(2+)-trafficking protein, with translation MNNLADQIARFRNMAQEDPENDLAHYRLGQFLLEDGQFEEAAKSFRRTLEITPEFSTAFKFLGESLLKLDRKDEAIEVFTKGWAIADDRGDRVPRDAMAKHLEQLGAPIPKKQVTAPVDDGTPGTGFRCERPGCMEGKRARQLDKPPVPDAIGLRIHQEICSACWTLWLKDLSVKVVNELRLDLSSEGGQQEYDKNMREFFGFEPEAAQ, from the coding sequence ATGAATAACTTGGCCGATCAGATTGCCCGCTTTCGCAACATGGCGCAGGAAGACCCCGAGAACGACCTCGCGCACTACCGGCTCGGGCAGTTCCTCCTCGAAGACGGACAGTTCGAGGAGGCGGCGAAGTCCTTCCGGCGCACGCTCGAAATTACCCCGGAGTTCTCCACCGCGTTCAAGTTTCTCGGCGAGAGCCTGTTGAAACTCGACCGCAAGGACGAGGCGATCGAGGTGTTCACGAAGGGCTGGGCGATCGCGGACGATCGCGGCGATCGAGTGCCGCGCGACGCGATGGCGAAGCATCTGGAACAGCTCGGCGCACCGATCCCCAAGAAGCAGGTGACCGCGCCGGTGGACGACGGCACCCCCGGAACCGGGTTCCGCTGTGAGCGCCCCGGGTGCATGGAGGGCAAGCGCGCCCGGCAGCTCGATAAGCCGCCAGTTCCCGACGCGATCGGGCTGCGCATCCACCAGGAAATCTGCTCGGCGTGTTGGACGCTGTGGCTGAAAGACCTGAGCGTGAAGGTCGTGAACGAACTGCGCCTCGACCTCAGTTCCGAGGGCGGCCAGCAGGAGTACGACAAGAATATGCGCGAGTTCTTCGGGTTCGAGCCGGAAGCCGCTCAGTGA
- a CDS encoding outer membrane protein assembly factor BamB family protein: protein MIRYLLVSALALTFSSALFATDWPQFRGPNATGVSADKNLPTEWTKDKGHKWKATLPARGVSSPVVVSDRVYVTCASGTRGDRLHVLCFDAESGKQLWHRQLQATGSTACHPKSGMAANTPVADETGVYALFGTGDLAAFDKDGTLRWYRSLVSDYPTITNAVGMAASPVLVAGKLIVPMDNSGESFLAAVDTKYGKNIWKTERPREINWTTPIVRQVGSTTELLFAGPKGLTAYDATSGADRWTFKGGGGAIPVGVVDGDALYLPVAGVSKFKIDAKGVAEKPEWNAKDMQTGYPSPVVYDGRVFTVGSQGLAVCTNAKTGKVIYKERLKGAYSASPVAGDGKVYFLNETGLCTVVSAKADEYEPLATNDLGDGSLGTPAIANGRIYIRTDKALYAIGK, encoded by the coding sequence GTGATTCGCTACCTGCTCGTTTCTGCACTCGCGCTCACGTTCTCTTCCGCGCTTTTTGCAACGGACTGGCCGCAGTTCCGCGGGCCGAACGCGACGGGCGTCTCCGCGGACAAGAACCTGCCGACCGAGTGGACGAAGGATAAGGGACACAAGTGGAAGGCGACGCTGCCCGCACGGGGCGTGTCGTCGCCCGTTGTGGTTAGCGACCGGGTGTACGTGACGTGCGCCTCTGGCACGCGCGGCGATCGCCTGCACGTATTGTGCTTCGACGCAGAGAGCGGAAAGCAACTCTGGCACCGCCAGTTGCAGGCCACGGGGAGCACCGCGTGCCACCCGAAGTCGGGCATGGCCGCGAACACCCCGGTCGCGGACGAAACCGGCGTTTACGCGCTGTTCGGCACCGGCGACCTCGCGGCGTTCGATAAGGACGGTACTCTGCGCTGGTACCGGTCGCTAGTCAGCGACTACCCGACCATCACGAACGCCGTCGGGATGGCTGCATCGCCCGTTCTGGTGGCGGGGAAGCTCATCGTGCCGATGGACAATTCGGGCGAATCGTTCCTCGCGGCCGTGGACACGAAGTACGGCAAGAACATCTGGAAGACCGAGCGCCCGCGCGAGATCAACTGGACCACACCGATCGTGCGCCAGGTCGGATCGACCACCGAACTGCTTTTCGCGGGGCCGAAGGGCCTGACCGCTTACGACGCCACGAGTGGGGCTGACCGCTGGACGTTTAAGGGCGGCGGCGGGGCTATTCCGGTCGGCGTGGTGGACGGCGACGCGCTGTACCTACCCGTAGCCGGCGTAAGTAAGTTCAAGATCGACGCGAAGGGCGTAGCCGAGAAGCCCGAGTGGAACGCGAAGGACATGCAGACCGGGTACCCGTCTCCGGTGGTATACGACGGCCGCGTGTTCACGGTCGGGAGCCAGGGGCTCGCGGTGTGTACGAACGCGAAGACCGGCAAAGTGATTTACAAGGAGCGCCTGAAGGGCGCGTACTCGGCGTCGCCGGTCGCGGGCGACGGGAAGGTGTACTTCCTGAACGAAACGGGGCTCTGCACCGTGGTGAGCGCGAAGGCCGATGAGTACGAGCCGCTCGCCACCAACGACCTCGGTGACGGCTCTCTCGGCACGCCCGCTATCGCCAACGGGCGCATCTACATTCGCACCGACAAGGCACTCTACGCGATCGGGAAGTAG
- a CDS encoding YunC family protein, protein MNWDGLEQHRIDLKLPLLLIRGSRGVLACGYLAVATFDKTGEVAAIVTGVRSFDDMLVAKVTAVSTSGATAGLQVGMTGAEILDVIR, encoded by the coding sequence ATGAACTGGGACGGACTGGAACAGCACCGAATCGACCTGAAGCTCCCGCTGCTTTTGATTCGCGGGAGTCGCGGGGTGTTGGCTTGCGGGTACTTGGCCGTCGCCACGTTTGACAAGACCGGTGAAGTGGCCGCAATCGTTACCGGGGTGCGTTCGTTCGACGACATGCTGGTGGCCAAGGTCACGGCCGTGTCGACCAGTGGTGCCACTGCCGGGCTTCAAGTGGGAATGACCGGAGCCGAGATTCTGGACGTGATTCGATAG
- a CDS encoding OprO/OprP family phosphate-selective porin gives MTRWAAWGVLVVAGAISAPASAGDLPGGTTAPVGEPAPPSAPAPTTVAPTVPDLPASVTNPLSERLGLGLKPTFELRGRIEADAVVVSQSTSSKALIGDLQNGYGFRRARIGAQGIVGDSTRWVAEVDFANGNFRPRDLYVALTALPGLRELQVGYFREPFSLDGATSSRFITFMERSPLNELDPARDWGIAGRWWSENERATFALGAFRVGTSNGGFSSGDGGNWAVTTRLTGLPIYTDDEGTFRLVHIGGAFSHRVPLNGVVRYAPDAQSNILDVNDSPASPFLPTINIPASSQQLYNLQAAGVYGPFSMQSEWFGTAIQQVGGGPIFLHGFYVDASYFLTGEHRGYNRTDAAFSNVSVLRPLVRSPGKPATGFGAVELAARFALGDFTSSNLPQPTSGPFASASQGARLLQATFGANWYLNEYTRIMLNYTMATPEARGTPALPVHVFGFRTAIFW, from the coding sequence ATGACCCGCTGGGCCGCGTGGGGTGTGCTCGTCGTCGCGGGAGCGATCTCGGCGCCAGCAAGCGCGGGTGACCTCCCGGGGGGAACGACTGCGCCCGTGGGGGAACCGGCCCCGCCCAGCGCCCCAGCGCCAACCACAGTTGCGCCAACGGTTCCCGATCTCCCCGCATCCGTGACGAACCCGCTAAGTGAGCGGCTTGGATTGGGACTGAAACCGACCTTTGAACTCCGCGGGCGCATCGAAGCGGACGCGGTGGTGGTCTCGCAATCGACGTCGAGTAAAGCCTTAATCGGTGATCTACAAAACGGTTACGGGTTCCGTCGCGCGCGCATCGGCGCCCAGGGCATAGTAGGGGATTCCACCCGTTGGGTCGCGGAGGTCGACTTCGCAAACGGGAACTTCCGCCCACGCGACCTGTACGTGGCGCTAACCGCACTTCCAGGGCTCCGCGAGTTGCAGGTGGGCTATTTCCGCGAGCCGTTCAGCTTGGATGGAGCTACCAGTTCGCGCTTCATCACGTTCATGGAACGTTCGCCGTTGAACGAACTGGACCCGGCACGCGATTGGGGTATTGCGGGCCGGTGGTGGAGCGAGAACGAGCGCGCCACGTTCGCGCTCGGGGCGTTCCGCGTGGGTACGAGCAACGGCGGGTTCAGTAGCGGGGACGGCGGAAACTGGGCGGTCACGACCCGGCTCACCGGGTTGCCGATCTACACAGACGACGAGGGCACGTTCCGCCTCGTTCACATCGGCGGCGCGTTCTCGCACCGAGTTCCGCTCAACGGCGTGGTCCGCTACGCCCCGGACGCACAATCAAACATCCTCGACGTGAACGACAGCCCCGCCTCGCCGTTCTTGCCGACGATCAACATCCCCGCGAGCAGCCAGCAGCTCTACAACCTTCAGGCCGCGGGCGTTTACGGGCCGTTCTCGATGCAGAGCGAATGGTTCGGCACCGCGATCCAACAAGTCGGCGGTGGACCGATCTTCTTGCACGGGTTCTATGTCGATGCGAGTTACTTTTTGACCGGCGAACACCGCGGGTACAACCGGACGGACGCCGCGTTCTCGAACGTTTCAGTGCTGCGCCCGCTAGTCCGATCCCCGGGTAAACCTGCAACTGGGTTCGGCGCGGTGGAACTCGCGGCCCGGTTCGCTCTGGGCGATTTCACGTCGTCGAACTTGCCGCAACCCACCAGCGGCCCGTTCGCGTCCGCGTCGCAGGGGGCGCGTCTCTTACAGGCGACATTCGGGGCGAACTGGTACCTGAACGAGTACACGCGGATCATGTTGAACTACACGATGGCCACGCCAGAGGCGCGCGGGACGCCGGCCCTACCGGTCCACGTCTTCGGATTTCGCACCGCAATATTCTGGTAG
- a CDS encoding carbohydrate porin: protein MRKLYFGLLATVAVGLTHTGRGTAQNPPAVPPAVLPDGLPTAVPADPLTVTQPPAPQPGSPGAFDALQGITGCAPAEPPTPPAPPPYGGPFLERQKLLGGWFGARERLRDHGVTLDIHSTNIISDLANGGLRESFQQRGRIDYLMHVDGEKAGLWKGSFIDLHAEMAYGTAISGYTGALEPANIAQILPTPNGYVGALTGVKFTQALSERFITFFGKINTAEAFNQPFTGGALGVDGFMNGGLTIPAVLVRTIPYSTYGAGFAYLKGTDPVFSFSLFDANNTPTRDGFDTFFDNGVVFVPQINIPTKFFGLPGHQGITGSYSTKRYGIIDRTAFINPILGLTAPTKSGSWALTYNFDQTLYAAPDNLKRSWGTFGNLGLADQNPSPFRWFANIGFGGSSPIASRKLDTFGVGYYYLGLNNALQNLAPRLLPFRDHEQGVELFYNCAVTPWCHLTPDVQFVIPAQKRADALTVFGLRAKIDF, encoded by the coding sequence ATGCGGAAACTCTATTTCGGCCTGCTGGCGACGGTCGCCGTGGGCCTGACTCATACGGGAAGGGGGACGGCCCAGAACCCTCCCGCCGTTCCCCCGGCCGTGTTACCCGACGGGCTTCCGACCGCGGTTCCGGCGGACCCACTCACGGTCACTCAGCCCCCCGCACCTCAACCCGGCTCGCCGGGGGCGTTTGACGCTCTCCAGGGCATTACGGGCTGCGCGCCTGCGGAACCACCGACTCCCCCCGCGCCACCGCCCTACGGCGGGCCGTTCCTGGAGCGCCAGAAGTTACTCGGTGGTTGGTTCGGCGCACGGGAGCGCCTGCGCGATCACGGCGTGACTCTCGACATTCACTCAACAAACATCATCAGCGACTTGGCCAACGGGGGGCTGCGCGAGAGCTTCCAGCAGCGCGGGCGCATCGACTATCTGATGCACGTTGACGGCGAGAAGGCCGGGTTGTGGAAGGGATCGTTCATCGACCTGCACGCGGAAATGGCATACGGCACCGCGATCAGTGGGTACACCGGCGCTCTGGAACCGGCGAACATCGCGCAGATCCTGCCCACCCCCAATGGGTACGTCGGCGCCTTGACGGGGGTGAAATTCACACAGGCTCTATCGGAACGGTTCATTACCTTCTTCGGGAAGATTAACACGGCCGAGGCGTTCAATCAGCCGTTCACCGGCGGCGCGCTCGGGGTCGACGGGTTCATGAACGGGGGACTAACGATTCCGGCGGTGCTCGTGCGCACCATCCCGTACTCGACCTACGGTGCGGGCTTTGCGTACCTCAAGGGCACCGATCCCGTCTTCTCGTTCAGCCTCTTCGACGCGAACAATACGCCGACGCGCGACGGGTTCGACACGTTCTTCGATAACGGTGTGGTGTTCGTCCCGCAAATCAACATCCCGACCAAGTTCTTTGGACTTCCCGGGCACCAAGGGATCACCGGATCGTACAGCACCAAGCGGTACGGCATTATCGACCGCACCGCGTTCATCAACCCGATCCTCGGGCTGACCGCACCGACCAAGAGCGGGTCGTGGGCACTGACGTACAACTTCGACCAGACCCTCTACGCGGCCCCGGATAACCTAAAGCGCTCGTGGGGTACGTTCGGCAACCTCGGCCTCGCGGACCAGAATCCCAGCCCGTTCCGGTGGTTCGCGAACATCGGTTTCGGTGGGAGCAGCCCGATCGCGTCCCGCAAACTCGACACGTTCGGCGTCGGGTACTACTACTTGGGGCTGAACAACGCCCTCCAGAACCTCGCCCCGCGCTTGCTGCCGTTCCGCGACCACGAGCAAGGGGTCGAACTGTTCTACAACTGCGCGGTGACCCCGTGGTGCCATCTCACCCCGGACGTGCAGTTCGTGATCCCCGCACAAAAAAGAGCCGATGCCCTGACGGTCTTCGGCCTTCGCGCGAAAATCGATTTCTGA